From the Budorcas taxicolor isolate Tak-1 chromosome 1, Takin1.1, whole genome shotgun sequence genome, one window contains:
- the LOC128055955 gene encoding astrocytic phosphoprotein PEA-15-like translates to MAEYRTLLQDLTNNITLEDLEQLKSACKEDIPGEKSEEITTGSGWFSFLESHNKLDKDNLSCIEHIFAISRRPDLLTMVVDYRTCVLKISEEDELDTKLTRIPSAKKYKDIIRQPSEEEIIKLAPPQKKA, encoded by the coding sequence ATGGCCGAGTACAGGACCCTACTCCAGGACTTGACCAATAACATTACCCTTGAAGATCTGGAGCAGCTCAAGTCAGCCTGCAAAGAGGACATCCCCGGTGAGAAGAGTGAGGAGATCACTACCGGCAGTGGCTGGTTTAGCTTCCTGGAGAGCCACAATAAGCTGGACAAAGACAACCTCTCTTGTATCGAGCACATCTTTGCGATCTCCCGCCGTCCTGACCTCCTCACTATGGTGGTTGACTACAGAACCTGTGTTCTGAAGATCTCTGAGGAAGATGAGCTGGACACCAAGCTAACCCGTATCCCCAGTGCCAAAAAGTACAAAGACATTATCCGGCAGCCCTCTGAGGAAGAGATCATCAAATTGGCTCCTCCACAGAAGAAAGCCTGa